CCGGGGGCGATGAGCATCGACTACCTGATCGGCGACCTCCGGCATGTCGGCCGGGGCCTCGGCCCGCGCATGATCGAGTCGATGCTGCACAAGATCTGGGACGAACATCCGCAGGCGACCTGCGTCCTGGTCCCGGTGGTGGCGGCCAACCGCCCGTCCTGGCGGGCCCTGGAGAAGGCCGGCTTCACCCGGGTCGCCGAGGGGGACCTGGAGCCGGACAACCCGATCGACGACCGCCTGCACTACATCCAGCGCATCGACCGCCCCGTCCACGGCGTGCGGCGGCCCACGGCGACCGCGTGAACGCCCGCCATCGACAGGTCGTTCTCCTTTCACCGCCGCACTGCACCTCCCGGGACGTCGTCTCAAGGCACCGCGCCATTGTTCGCTGCCACGCGACCTGACGCCCCATGATCGAAGCCGCCGGCGGCATAGGCGGCGAGAGACGAACGATCACCTGCCATCATGGTGACACCATCGCCTTTATCGGGCGAAATCTCCATTTCCCTGCCGGTCGGTGGAAAGCGTGGGATCCTGCCGCGCATGGCTGTGCTCTCGGCGGCGTCGGACGATTTCGACGCACTCACCTATGCCCATGACTGGGCGCTCGTCGATGTCGAGACCTCGGGTCTGCGGCCCGGCCTCCACCGGGTGCTGTCAGTGGCCGTGCTGACCCTCGGGGCGGACGGC
The DNA window shown above is from Thermomonospora umbrina and carries:
- a CDS encoding GNAT family N-acetyltransferase: MMITWRRVHERDFPLLGQWLAQPHVARWWNQEHSIEAVTRDFGPSAAGLDPTEDHLALLDGRPFGLVQRLRLADEPRYVAELSAVTDVPPGAMSIDYLIGDLRHVGRGLGPRMIESMLHKIWDEHPQATCVLVPVVAANRPSWRALEKAGFTRVAEGDLEPDNPIDDRLHYIQRIDRPVHGVRRPTATA